A window from Littorina saxatilis isolate snail1 linkage group LG9, US_GU_Lsax_2.0, whole genome shotgun sequence encodes these proteins:
- the LOC138977227 gene encoding tripartite motif-containing protein 3-like produces the protein MAIGGNDAESAICAVCWEIYRDPRFLPCHHTFCAQCITDVANRHTGGTFPCPSCREPTSLPEGGVAALQANFYIKKQSESNKEMCKIHKKKELEFYCVRCQEAICINCKMTKHEQHQTEDLHTAIQQKHKNLLTDKSRLQKAEEDLRERLKTTRAERQAVLDKKAAVKKNIRDRHAVMVAAADKFRDEALDSLRSVSTDIDSDIAQILEQQEGDMEKLLDIQRQVERACTSGKARDVISVVQEMRTGRGSEQAVKKLTSQGLKTVYRPVLCFKITGDVMLQTTRDFMGTVTKMEMEVEASEVRMLKRFPCGQESDIEVFSLSHDDDDPPVVWVSYERRQLKEPSQQDISGR, from the coding sequence ATGGCTATTGGTGGCAACGACGCTGAGTCTGCAATATGTGCTGTGTGCTGGGAAATCTACCGTGACCCAAGGTTCCTGCCGTGCCATCACACGTTCTGTGCCCAGTGTATCACTGACGTCGCTAACCGTCACACGGGGGGTACCTTCCCCTGTCCCTCCTGTCGCGAGCCCACCTCTCTGCCTGAAGGGGGAGTGGCCGCCCTGCAGGCAAACTTTTACATCAAGAAACAGTCAGAGAGTAATAAGGAGATGTGTAAAATCcacaagaagaaagagctgGAGTTTTACTGTGTCAGGTGTCAAGAGGCCATCTGTATCAACTGTAAGATGACCAAACACGAGCAGCACCAGACAGAAGACCTTCACACAGCCATccaacagaaacacaaaaatctACTCACTGACAAGTCTCGCCTGCAGAAAGCAGAGGAAGATCTCAGGGAAAGACTGAAGACAACGAGAGCAGAGCGGCAGGCCGTGCTGGACAAGAAGGCGGCAGTGAAGAAAAACATACGTGACCGCCACGCCGTCATGGTGGCCGCTGCCGACAAGTTTAGAGATGAGGCCCTGGACTCGCTTCGTTCTGTCAGCACAGACATTGACAGCGACATTGCCCAGATCCTGGAACAGCAAGAAGGCGACATGGAGAAGCTCCTGGACATTCAGCGACAAGTTGAACGTGCCTGTACCAGCGGAAAAGCGAGAGATGTCATCTCTGTTGTCCAAGAGATGAGGACAGGACGCGGTAGTGAGCAGGCTGTCAAAAAGCTGACGTCACAGGGGTTAAAAACCGTATATCGACCTGTTCTATGCTTCAAGATCACAGGTGACGTAATGCTGCAGACGACACGTGACTTCATGGGCACGGTGACCAAGATGGAGATGGAGGTTGAAGCGTCTGAGGTGAGGATGTTGAAGCGGTTCCCGTGTGGGCAGGAGTCTGACATTGAGGTCTTTTCTCTCAGTCATGATGACGATGACCCGCCTGTTGTGTGGGTGTCGTATGAACGGCGCCAATTGAAAgaacccagccagcaagacattagcggccgataa